A single region of the Gracilibacillus caseinilyticus genome encodes:
- a CDS encoding class I SAM-dependent methyltransferase — MAPVKGESILDVGCGTGDLTNQISHYQVSIEGVDKSEKMIQQALHKYRHINFSAQDILEMDYHHQFDAVFSNAALHWVKQPKQALACIYQTLKPGGRFVAEFGGKGNVNIITNEIIHQIKKAGIDYHEEQFPWYFPSIAEYTTLMENVGFHATLAHHFDRPTPLDGEKGLRNWVEMFATDLLKDSSDEVKEQIMTGVEDSLRDVL, encoded by the coding sequence TTGGCACCTGTTAAAGGAGAAAGCATCCTTGATGTTGGCTGTGGCACTGGTGATCTAACCAATCAAATCTCTCACTATCAAGTGTCAATAGAAGGTGTAGATAAGTCAGAAAAGATGATACAGCAAGCATTACATAAATATCGTCATATTAACTTCAGTGCTCAAGACATTTTGGAAATGGATTATCACCACCAATTTGATGCAGTCTTCTCAAACGCTGCACTTCATTGGGTAAAACAACCAAAACAAGCACTTGCGTGTATCTATCAAACCTTAAAACCTGGCGGCAGATTTGTTGCGGAATTCGGTGGTAAAGGTAATGTTAACATTATCACGAACGAAATCATCCATCAGATAAAAAAGGCAGGAATCGACTATCATGAGGAACAGTTTCCATGGTATTTTCCAAGCATTGCAGAATATACGACATTGATGGAGAATGTTGGGTTTCATGCGACGCTCGCTCACCATTTTGACAGACCTACTCCGCTAGACGGCGAAAAAGGACTCAGAAACTGGGTGGAGATGTTTGCGACAGATTTATTGAAGGATAGTTCTGATGAGGTGAAGGAACAGATTATGACTGGTGTGGAAGATAGCCTGCGAGATGTGTTATAA
- a CDS encoding DMT family transporter: MVVIFYGGNILVGKAINDLPPFTIAFFRLFIALLVLLPIGWKSAWHYRSVFVTHRWPFLMMTLSGITFFNTFIYGALQYTTATNVSVLETVIPVVTVILSVFLLKEKLRNVQWIGIVLSFFGAIWVVLDGRILALTSMNWNIGDGIMVGAIFSWSIYSICVKKYMHLFPAYGSLLVMTGISVLVLLPVVGIEWMIRGVPSFNGAVHIASLFYLGIFPSFIALLFFNRAVDILGPSKASVFLNFLPVVTVIGAYFWLGETITTMKIIGAVLVICGVFITTQFGDKMQEGEEFDTIPS; the protein is encoded by the coding sequence ATGGTTGTTATTTTTTATGGTGGCAATATTTTAGTAGGTAAAGCGATTAATGATTTACCACCATTCACTATCGCTTTTTTTCGCTTATTTATTGCCCTTTTGGTTTTGTTGCCAATCGGATGGAAATCTGCATGGCATTATCGGTCTGTCTTTGTGACACACAGATGGCCATTTCTGATGATGACATTATCAGGAATAACCTTTTTTAATACTTTTATATATGGTGCTTTACAATATACAACGGCAACAAATGTATCGGTGCTTGAAACCGTTATTCCAGTCGTTACTGTCATTTTAAGTGTGTTTCTGCTTAAAGAAAAGCTGCGAAACGTTCAATGGATTGGAATTGTGTTATCGTTTTTCGGAGCAATTTGGGTAGTGCTCGATGGTAGAATACTAGCGTTAACGTCTATGAACTGGAATATCGGTGATGGGATAATGGTAGGGGCGATTTTTTCCTGGTCTATTTATTCGATATGTGTGAAGAAATATATGCATTTATTTCCGGCGTATGGCTCCCTGCTTGTCATGACAGGAATTTCAGTGCTTGTCCTGTTACCTGTTGTCGGTATCGAATGGATGATAAGAGGTGTACCTTCCTTTAATGGGGCAGTACATATTGCTTCGTTATTCTATTTAGGAATATTCCCATCATTTATTGCATTACTGTTTTTTAATCGTGCGGTGGATATATTAGGGCCATCGAAAGCATCTGTGTTTTTAAATTTTCTTCCGGTAGTAACCGTTATTGGAGCCTATTTCTGGTTAGGTGAAACGATTACTACGATGAAGATAATTGGTGCTGTTCTTGTGATATGTGGTGTGTTTATTACCACTCAGTTTGGGGACAAAATGCAAGAAGGTGAAGAGTTTGATACAATACCCTCTTAA